The Bombus fervidus isolate BK054 chromosome 6, iyBomFerv1, whole genome shotgun sequence genome contains a region encoding:
- the Start1 gene encoding steroidogenic acute regulatory protein-like, whose translation MAEDERQIRAAAETLLSESINSHRSLYTQQNVTRTPDIILSEDLIAGAMHNGRMSNVRRFFCLFVTFDLLLTFLMWLICTMIAGESLESAFMNQVVHYHIKTSLFDIVMAAICRFTVLLLFYALLHLDHCIIVALTTATTCAFLIAKVFLFDWSICNQPVFQVLLILTSFVLPWVEAWFFDIRVLPQETQARNWFRNFADNEREPLLRGVVSESRQYTSEPGTFFTPMDSPAHSDNEDESFRAPGNTRGLSKATEVFPPKPLPRLTTEMIHDYKRRANALVQTCHDLLQSKDWQIQNIMSNGDIIFYINRPKEGKTLKIVGTIEAPAGILVNRLFDEVELSPSWNRLVTESKKLQDIDENTDIVYQATSAQGGGIIGARDFVILRRRVQYGNYYINSGMSVPFTSLPNRSNVVRAENKLSCCAAEQLPNDESRCRFTWIINTNLKGWLPQKVVDKSMSTALVDFMSYVRKYMDDT comes from the exons ATGGCAGAAGACGAGAGGCAAATTAGAGCGGCCGCAGAAACCTTGCTGAGTGAATCTATAAACTCCCACAGGAGTTTGTACACTCAACAAAATGTAACGCGAACTCCGGATATCATCCTTAGCGAGGATCTTATCGCAGGTGCCATGCATAACGGGAGGATGTCCAACGTCAGACGCTTCTTTTGCCTCTTCGTCACCTTCGACCTCCTGCTTACTTTCCTCATGTGGCTCATTTGTACAATG ATTGCCGGTGAGAGTTTGGAGTCCGCCTTCATGAATCAAGTAGTCCATTATCACATAAAAACCTCACTCTTCGACATAGTG ATGGCAGCGATTTGCAGGTTTACCGTGTTGTTGCTCTTCTATGCTCTGCTCCATTTGGATCATTGTATTATCGTAGCT TTGACAACTGCCACGACATGTGCTTTCTTAATTGCTAAAGTGTTTCTTTTCGAT TGGTCGATATGCAATCAACCAGTATTCCAGGTTCTTCTTATCCTTACGTCTTTTGTATTGCCTTGGGTGGAGGCTTGGTTCTTTGATATTCGTGTGTTACCTCAGGAAACACAAGCCAGAAATTGGTTTAGAA ATTTTGCGGATAATGAAAGAGAACCGCTCCTTCGAGGAGTTGTTTCGGAATCACGCCAATATACCAGCGAACCTGGTACATTTTTTACACCTATGGATTCACCAGCTCATTCTGACAACGAGGATGAAAGTTTTAGAGCACCAGGTAATACTCGGGGCTTATCAAAAGCAACTGAAGTATTTCCACCTAAGCCTCTACCAAGACTCACGACAGAGATG ATACATGATTATAAACGAAGAGCAAATGCATTAGTACAAACTTGCCACGATTTATTGCAATCTAAAGATTGgcaaattcaaaatataatgtCAAATGGTgatattatcttttatataaacCGTCCTAAGGAAGGGAAAACATTAAAGATAGTA GGAACTATTGAAGCTCCAGCTGGTATACTCGTAAACAGATTATTCGACGAAGTTGAATTATCACCGTCATGGAATAGACTCGTTACAGAGTCGAAAAAATTACAG GACATTGATGAAAATACAGATATTGTTTATCAAGCCACAAGTGCCCAAGGAGGAGGCATTATTGGCGCTCGtgatttcgttattttaaGACGTCGTGTGCAATACGGTAACTATTATATAAATAGTGGAATGTCAGTGCCTTTTACGTCATTACCAAATCGCAGTAACGTCGTCAG AGCCGAGAACAAGCTAAGCTGTTGTGCAGCAGAACAATTACCTAACGACGAGAGTAGATGTCGATTTACGTGGATAATTAATACGAATTTGAAAGGCTGGCTTCCACAAAAAGTTGTAGATAAATCAATGTCTACTGCATTGGTAGATTTCATGTCTTATGTAAGGAAATACATGGATGACACGTAA